In the genome of Gemmatimonadales bacterium, one region contains:
- a CDS encoding CPBP family intramembrane metalloprotease — MGEESYVVAMSATSAAPVPGAGLRGLARRHPIALYLSIVFGLGYPLMLVPVLADRGVVPGASWPAAVGLDLEKAAALLMVLLALFPAALIVSGLEGGRPAVAALLRRLVTWRVGVGWWALVVLALPAATIGIAALLGDTVRAPTLPMLGKELSGIAFGLLLVNLWEEASWAGFLQTRLERRYSLYTAAALTAVPFAAIHLPLQLLNGTPSAGALAAHFLLLSVLGILIRSYLGLVMRGARDSLLAVGLAHTMFNRSINNEGIAATLLEGGNRSTAALLATLLVTVALGIIARSRSGTTERLRLDAITSASGRRSDGAHRSHSD, encoded by the coding sequence ATGGGGGAGGAATCGTACGTCGTGGCCATGTCCGCCACCTCCGCTGCCCCGGTCCCTGGCGCTGGACTTCGGGGCCTTGCCCGCCGCCACCCCATTGCACTCTACCTCTCGATCGTGTTCGGCCTGGGCTATCCGCTCATGCTGGTGCCTGTCCTTGCCGATCGCGGTGTCGTTCCCGGCGCATCCTGGCCGGCAGCCGTCGGGCTCGACCTCGAAAAGGCGGCCGCGCTGCTGATGGTCCTGCTGGCCTTGTTTCCGGCAGCGCTCATTGTGTCAGGGCTCGAAGGGGGGCGGCCGGCAGTTGCTGCACTGCTGCGGCGGCTGGTAACCTGGCGGGTTGGCGTCGGTTGGTGGGCATTGGTGGTGCTGGCCCTGCCGGCTGCCACGATCGGGATTGCCGCGCTGCTCGGCGACACGGTCCGGGCGCCGACCCTGCCCATGCTTGGCAAGGAACTGTCGGGAATAGCCTTCGGGTTGCTGCTCGTCAACCTCTGGGAGGAAGCCTCCTGGGCGGGGTTTCTCCAGACGCGTCTCGAACGACGGTACAGCCTCTACACGGCAGCTGCGCTGACTGCAGTTCCATTTGCGGCCATCCACTTACCGCTGCAGTTGCTCAATGGCACCCCCTCGGCGGGGGCGCTGGCTGCCCACTTCCTGCTGCTGTCGGTGCTCGGGATCCTGATCCGCTCGTACCTTGGCCTCGTGATGCGCGGGGCGCGCGACAGCCTTCTGGCGGTTGGGCTTGCGCATACGATGTTCAACCGTTCGATCAACAACGAGGGCATTGCTGCGACGCTGCTGGAGGGCGGCAACCGCTCGACGGCGGCGTTGCTTGCCACGCTGCTGGTCACCGTTGCGCTTGGAATCATTGCGCGGAGCCGCTCTGGGACAACGGAGCGGCTCCGCCTCGACGCCATCACGAGTGCGAGTGGCCGTCGCTCCGATGGTGCGCACAGGTCACATTCGGATTGA